A single Filimonas effusa DNA region contains:
- a CDS encoding M48 family metallopeptidase, producing the protein MTRTSLIAVVAIATAAAACSRNSITGRSQLSLVSESELQTAALTEYKQFLSENKVVSSAASKDADMVKRVGNRIATAITKYYQQKGNANELKDYKWEFNLVDSKEVNAWCMPGGKVVVYTGLLPITRDEASLAVVLGHEITHAVAGHSRERMSQQMVAQGLQTAGGVALGNNTRALNIFNAIYAPGAQVGVLLPNSRKQESEADHYGLIFAAMAGYNPEVAVSFWERMAAAGGQKPPLLLSSHPSDEQRIANIKKLMPEALKYYTPVRN; encoded by the coding sequence AACCGCCGCTGCAGCATGCTCCCGCAACTCTATTACAGGCAGGAGCCAGTTATCCCTTGTTTCAGAATCTGAATTACAAACCGCCGCACTTACCGAATACAAGCAGTTCCTGTCCGAAAATAAAGTGGTAAGCAGTGCCGCCAGCAAAGATGCCGACATGGTAAAACGGGTCGGAAACCGCATTGCAACGGCTATAACCAAGTATTATCAGCAGAAAGGGAATGCCAATGAACTAAAAGACTATAAATGGGAATTTAACCTGGTAGACAGCAAGGAAGTGAACGCCTGGTGTATGCCTGGCGGAAAAGTGGTCGTTTACACCGGTTTATTACCCATAACACGCGATGAAGCTTCCCTGGCAGTGGTACTGGGACATGAAATCACCCACGCCGTTGCAGGTCATAGCCGCGAACGTATGAGTCAGCAAATGGTAGCCCAGGGACTCCAGACAGCAGGTGGAGTAGCTTTAGGCAACAATACAAGGGCGCTCAATATTTTCAATGCCATTTACGCGCCCGGCGCCCAGGTAGGGGTATTGCTGCCCAATTCCCGCAAGCAGGAATCCGAAGCCGACCATTACGGGTTGATCTTTGCGGCTATGGCAGGCTATAACCCCGAAGTCGCCGTTAGTTTCTGGGAACGTATGGCCGCTGCAGGTGGCCAAAAGCCACCATTATTGCTGAGCAGCCACCCAAGCGACGAGCAAAGGATCGCCAACATTAAAAAGCTGATGCCAGAGGCGTTAAAGTATTATACGCCAGTACGGAATTAG